One region of Hymenobacter sediminicola genomic DNA includes:
- a CDS encoding YihY/virulence factor BrkB family protein has product MATHYRFSDIVNIFKTTAAEFMVNNSFRHAAALSYYTIFSLPPLLLIVITVASSMYGGEAVTGQVYGQLRGFVGADSAKFLQDSIAEFTKQQKGGAAAIIGIGTLIFAATTFFVTLQESINDIWNLKVKPRNGIWQFVRDRLLSFGLILSVALLLLISFVISAMLSVFTDYLQRLLPEVTIILIRLIDFSLSLFITSLLFALIYRFLPDAIIRWRDVGIGAFITALLFMLGKYLIAAYIAYANPGSAFGAAGSAILLLLWVNYSSLIIFFGAEFTQEFADGFGQKVQPKAHAVRIETREVPEGESKEEITTGRPRSEGRWKN; this is encoded by the coding sequence ATGGCCACGCACTACCGCTTCTCTGATATCGTCAATATCTTCAAAACTACCGCTGCCGAGTTCATGGTCAATAACTCGTTTCGCCATGCGGCGGCCCTCTCCTACTACACCATTTTCTCATTGCCGCCACTGCTGCTCATCGTCATTACGGTGGCCAGCTCCATGTATGGCGGCGAAGCCGTAACCGGCCAGGTCTACGGACAGTTACGAGGCTTCGTCGGGGCCGATTCGGCCAAGTTTCTGCAGGATTCCATTGCCGAGTTTACCAAGCAGCAGAAAGGCGGTGCGGCGGCCATCATCGGCATCGGCACCCTCATTTTCGCCGCCACTACCTTCTTCGTGACGCTGCAGGAAAGCATCAACGACATCTGGAATCTGAAAGTGAAGCCCCGCAACGGTATCTGGCAGTTCGTGCGGGACCGGTTGCTCTCGTTTGGCCTGATTCTGAGCGTGGCTCTACTACTGCTTATTTCATTCGTTATCAGCGCCATGCTCTCCGTCTTCACCGACTATCTGCAACGGCTGCTGCCCGAAGTTACGATTATCCTGATCCGGCTGATTGACTTCAGTTTGTCGCTCTTCATCACCTCGCTGCTGTTTGCCCTCATCTACCGGTTCCTGCCCGATGCCATCATCCGATGGCGCGACGTGGGCATCGGGGCGTTCATTACGGCGCTGCTCTTTATGCTGGGCAAGTACCTGATTGCGGCTTACATAGCCTATGCCAATCCGGGCTCGGCTTTCGGGGCAGCGGGCTCGGCCATTCTGCTGCTGCTGTGGGTGAACTACTCGTCGCTCATTATCTTTTTCGGGGCCGAATTCACCCAGGAGTTTGCCGACGGTTTCGGGCAGAAAGTGCAGCCAAAGGCCCACGCCGTCCGCATCGAAACCCGCGAAGTACCGGAGGGCGAATCAAAGGAGGAAATTACGACGGGCCGCCCCCGCTCCGAAGGACGCTGGAAGAACTAG
- a CDS encoding DUF3891 family protein has product MIVNHTPDGWQIIYQQMHALLASQLAWQWPPLGPPDRWVGLLAATAQHDDEQQHWDGHYGITAAGAPANFTMKDFSLEQATRLMQAARFQGRWRSLLTSMHLSTLYEDLRDEKKELASFLDEQQAQQKKWLRELKVTKAEARQAYDLLHWCDRLSLILCRHELPEMGRALEIYTGPNGQRYEVQQPQPDGPVTVHPWPFRDKQFDVSVEALQVRQLQFQDDGELATALRKAPIETLTWQFSAQP; this is encoded by the coding sequence ATGATAGTCAATCATACGCCCGATGGCTGGCAGATCATCTACCAGCAGATGCATGCGCTGCTAGCAAGCCAGCTGGCTTGGCAATGGCCGCCGCTGGGCCCGCCCGACCGATGGGTGGGTCTGCTGGCGGCCACCGCTCAGCACGACGATGAGCAGCAGCACTGGGACGGACACTACGGCATTACGGCGGCGGGCGCACCCGCCAACTTCACGATGAAGGACTTTTCGCTGGAACAGGCCACACGCCTGATGCAGGCCGCCCGCTTCCAGGGGCGCTGGCGCAGCCTGCTCACCAGCATGCACCTGAGCACCCTCTACGAAGACCTGCGCGACGAAAAAAAGGAGCTGGCCTCTTTTCTGGATGAGCAGCAGGCGCAGCAGAAAAAATGGCTGCGGGAGCTAAAAGTCACGAAGGCCGAAGCCCGCCAGGCCTACGACCTGCTACACTGGTGCGACCGGCTCAGCCTGATTCTATGCCGGCACGAACTACCGGAAATGGGCCGCGCCCTCGAAATATATACCGGCCCCAACGGGCAGCGCTATGAGGTGCAGCAGCCTCAGCCTGATGGCCCCGTAACGGTGCACCCCTGGCCGTTCCGGGACAAACAGTTTGACGTGAGTGTGGAGGCCCTGCAGGTACGGCAGCTCCAGTTCCAGGACGATGGGGAACTGGCCACCGCGCTACGCAAGGCACCCATCGAAACCCTGACGTGGCAGTTCAGCGCACAGCCGTAG
- a CDS encoding NAD-dependent epimerase/dehydratase family protein, which produces MATSSTSPTTPGDTVLVIGAGGQLGLELTHELRQIYGASNVVAADVRAPKDAETLEAGPFELLDVLDKSRLEEVVRQYKPKQVYHLAALLSATAEKNPKFGWQLNMDGLFHVLDAAVDLGVQQVYWPSSIAVFGPDTPRQNTPQLTVMNPNTVYGISKLAGEQWCEWYFRKHGLDVRSLRYPGLIGYKSLPGGGTTDYAVDIYHKAVAGEAYECFLKEDTYLPMMYMPDALKATLDLMHAPTENIKVRSSYNLGAMSFSPAEITASIQRHYPDFRVTYQPDSRQQIADSWPASIDDSQARQDWNWQPGFDLNRMTDDMLLHLKEALVLK; this is translated from the coding sequence ATGGCAACTTCCAGCACCTCTCCCACCACCCCCGGCGACACCGTTCTTGTTATTGGCGCCGGCGGTCAGCTTGGCTTAGAACTCACCCACGAGCTGCGTCAGATCTATGGCGCCTCCAACGTGGTAGCCGCCGACGTACGCGCGCCCAAAGACGCCGAAACCCTGGAAGCCGGCCCCTTCGAGCTGCTGGACGTACTGGATAAGTCCCGCCTGGAAGAAGTAGTACGCCAGTATAAGCCCAAGCAAGTGTACCATCTGGCCGCGCTGCTGTCGGCTACGGCCGAGAAGAACCCAAAATTCGGGTGGCAGCTGAACATGGATGGCCTATTTCATGTGCTGGATGCAGCCGTGGACCTAGGCGTGCAGCAGGTGTACTGGCCCAGCAGTATTGCCGTGTTTGGCCCCGATACACCTCGCCAAAATACGCCCCAGCTTACCGTCATGAACCCGAACACGGTGTACGGCATCAGCAAACTAGCTGGCGAACAGTGGTGCGAGTGGTATTTCCGCAAGCATGGCCTGGACGTGCGCAGCCTGCGCTACCCCGGCCTGATCGGCTACAAGAGCCTGCCCGGCGGCGGCACCACCGACTATGCCGTGGACATCTACCACAAGGCCGTGGCCGGCGAGGCCTACGAGTGCTTCCTGAAAGAGGACACTTACTTGCCGATGATGTACATGCCCGACGCGCTGAAAGCTACCCTGGACCTGATGCATGCACCGACCGAGAACATCAAGGTGCGCAGCAGCTACAACTTAGGTGCCATGAGTTTCTCGCCGGCTGAAATTACGGCCAGCATTCAGCGCCACTACCCCGATTTCCGGGTGACGTACCAGCCCGACTCACGCCAGCAGATTGCTGACTCCTGGCCCGCCAGCATCGACGACAGCCAAGCCCGCCAAGACTGGAACTGGCAGCCCGGCTTCGACCTGAACCGCATGACCGACGACATGCTGCTACACCTGAAAGAAGCGCTGGTGCTGAAGTAA
- a CDS encoding patatin-like phospholipase family protein: MRTIFFLFLSLQLAVKGTAQPASATPPVYRNLVMEGGGIRGIAYGGALAELEQRGVLAGIRRVGGTSAGAIQAALLAVGYSPKEIIEVMNNTPVQRLNDGRLIFFGGSTRLIKQYGWYRGDQFTQYLSELVARKTHDPNLTLGQLHTLVRQDSLHYRDLYTTGTNLTTQRVQVFSHETHPDMRVADAVRISMSIPLYFRAVLLDKQGHVVRQPAKGQAVEVLVDGGLLANFPIDLFDDARYLSALASDTLPAAGPFANPETLGLRLDRPEQLPYDRQPGGRQQLAPYAIQDFGSYMGALYNVAIENLNPARPGDWVRTISISTAGFNPKIKRMSAEQKQQLMDSGQAGVQAFFAR; this comes from the coding sequence ATGCGCACCATCTTTTTTCTATTCCTGTCTCTTCAGCTGGCCGTAAAGGGCACTGCCCAACCAGCTTCAGCAACCCCACCCGTCTACCGCAACCTAGTGATGGAAGGCGGGGGCATCCGGGGCATAGCCTACGGCGGGGCACTAGCCGAGCTGGAGCAGCGGGGCGTGCTGGCCGGTATCCGGCGGGTAGGTGGCACTTCGGCCGGGGCCATTCAGGCGGCGCTGCTGGCCGTAGGGTACTCGCCCAAGGAGATTATCGAGGTAATGAACAACACGCCGGTACAGCGGCTTAATGATGGCCGGCTTATCTTCTTCGGCGGCAGCACCCGCCTCATTAAGCAATATGGCTGGTACCGCGGCGACCAGTTTACGCAGTACCTAAGCGAGCTGGTGGCGCGCAAAACCCACGACCCGAACCTTACGCTGGGCCAGCTCCACACCCTGGTTCGGCAGGACTCGCTGCACTACCGCGACCTATATACCACCGGCACCAACCTCACTACGCAACGGGTGCAGGTGTTCAGCCACGAAACTCACCCCGATATGCGCGTAGCCGACGCTGTGCGCATCAGCATGAGCATTCCGCTGTATTTCCGGGCCGTATTGCTCGATAAGCAGGGCCACGTGGTGCGGCAGCCCGCCAAAGGGCAGGCTGTGGAAGTGCTGGTAGATGGCGGGCTGCTGGCGAATTTTCCCATCGATTTGTTCGACGACGCGCGTTACCTGAGTGCTTTGGCATCGGACACGCTGCCGGCAGCCGGCCCGTTCGCCAACCCCGAAACCCTGGGCCTGCGCCTCGACCGGCCCGAGCAGCTACCTTATGACCGCCAGCCCGGCGGCCGGCAGCAGCTCGCGCCCTACGCCATTCAGGATTTCGGCTCGTATATGGGCGCGCTCTACAACGTGGCTATCGAAAACCTGAATCCGGCCCGGCCCGGGGACTGGGTCCGCACCATCAGCATTAGTACGGCTGGCTTCAACCCCAAGATAAAGCGGATGTCGGCGGAGCAGAAGCAGCAGCTCATGGACAGCGGACAAGCGGGCGTGCAGGCATTTTTTGCGCGGTAA
- the kbl gene encoding glycine C-acetyltransferase encodes MYTTLQPDLTQQLQEIKDAGLYKKERIITSPQGAEIETQEAGEVLNFCANNYLGLSSHPEVVKAAKEAIDTHGYGMSSVRFICGTQDIHKQLEAKLAEFLGTEDTILYAAAFDANGGVFEPLFNEQDAIISDALNHASIIDGVRLCKAQRYRYAHNDMQDLEQQLQDAVAKGTRHRIIVTDGSFSMDGTIAQLDKICDLADKYEALVMIDECHSMGFLGKTGRGTHEYRNVLGRVDIITGTLGKALGGAMGGFTSGRKEIIDMLRQRSRPYLFSNTLAPAIVGASLRVLELLTESTELRDRLEENTKYFREKMTAAGFDIKPGEHPIVPVMLYDAKLSQDFAAKMLEKGIYVVGFYFPVVPKGQARIRVQLSAAHTRAHLDKAIAAFIEVGKELEVLK; translated from the coding sequence ATGTACACCACCCTCCAGCCCGACCTCACCCAGCAGCTTCAGGAAATCAAGGATGCCGGCCTTTACAAGAAGGAGCGCATCATCACAAGCCCACAGGGTGCGGAAATTGAAACGCAGGAGGCAGGCGAGGTGCTGAACTTCTGCGCCAATAACTACCTGGGCCTGTCGTCGCACCCCGAGGTGGTGAAGGCCGCCAAGGAAGCTATTGATACGCACGGCTACGGCATGTCGTCGGTGCGCTTCATCTGCGGTACCCAGGATATTCATAAGCAACTGGAAGCCAAATTGGCCGAGTTTCTGGGCACTGAGGACACCATTCTGTATGCCGCTGCCTTCGATGCCAACGGCGGGGTGTTCGAGCCGCTCTTCAACGAGCAGGATGCTATTATTTCGGATGCCCTGAACCATGCTTCCATCATTGATGGGGTGCGGTTGTGCAAGGCCCAGCGCTACCGCTACGCGCACAACGATATGCAGGACCTAGAGCAGCAGCTGCAGGATGCCGTAGCGAAGGGCACGCGCCACCGCATTATCGTTACGGACGGGTCTTTCTCCATGGACGGCACCATCGCGCAGCTCGACAAAATCTGCGACCTGGCCGACAAGTACGAGGCGCTGGTAATGATTGACGAGTGCCACTCAATGGGTTTCCTGGGCAAAACCGGCCGCGGCACGCACGAGTACCGCAATGTGCTCGGCCGCGTCGATATCATCACGGGCACGCTCGGCAAGGCGCTGGGCGGAGCCATGGGCGGCTTTACGTCGGGCCGCAAGGAAATCATTGACATGCTGCGTCAGCGCAGCCGCCCCTACCTGTTCTCGAACACGCTGGCCCCGGCCATTGTAGGGGCCAGCCTGCGGGTGTTGGAGTTGCTCACCGAAAGCACCGAGCTGCGCGACCGGCTGGAAGAAAATACGAAGTACTTCCGCGAGAAGATGACAGCGGCCGGCTTCGACATCAAGCCCGGTGAGCACCCGATTGTGCCCGTTATGCTGTATGACGCCAAGCTAAGCCAGGATTTCGCGGCCAAGATGCTGGAAAAAGGTATTTACGTGGTGGGGTTCTACTTCCCGGTAGTGCCTAAAGGTCAGGCCCGCATCCGGGTGCAGCTCAGCGCCGCCCACACCCGCGCCCACCTCGACAAGGCCATTGCCGCCTTTATTGAAGTAGGCAAGGAGCTGGAAGTGCTGAAATAG
- the cdaA gene encoding diadenylate cyclase CdaA, producing MIGSFSIGFLRIGWIDVVDVLLVTVLFYQLYKLLTGSVALKIFLGFMSIYLFYLVVKAAGMELLTSILGQFMSVGVLAGIILFQQEIRRFLLNIGKATAFERMRVFPWRRDTEAAERLSVTPFVEAAKSLAGKQTGALIAFSLASDLKPFGDTGDLIDAAVSKRLLLSIFNKSSPLHDGAVIISRGRIKAARCILPVSENPDVPAALGLRHRAAIGLTEVTDAVVLVVSEETGQISLVRGGEVFRNLAPADLRARLNEFLFDAAPKPAASSPTSSAAEVAA from the coding sequence GTGATTGGCTCCTTCTCCATCGGCTTCCTGCGCATTGGCTGGATAGACGTCGTGGACGTTCTGCTGGTCACGGTGCTGTTTTATCAGCTGTATAAGCTGCTAACAGGGAGCGTGGCGCTGAAGATTTTCCTGGGCTTTATGTCCATCTACCTGTTCTATCTGGTAGTAAAAGCTGCCGGCATGGAGCTGCTGACTAGCATTCTGGGGCAGTTTATGAGTGTGGGCGTATTGGCTGGCATCATTTTGTTTCAGCAGGAAATCAGGCGGTTTCTGCTCAATATCGGTAAGGCCACGGCCTTTGAGCGGATGCGCGTGTTTCCGTGGCGCCGCGACACCGAGGCGGCCGAGCGGCTCAGCGTGACACCCTTCGTGGAAGCCGCTAAAAGTCTGGCCGGTAAGCAGACCGGCGCGCTCATTGCTTTCAGCCTGGCTTCCGACCTCAAGCCCTTCGGCGACACGGGCGACCTAATTGACGCTGCCGTAAGCAAACGCCTGCTGCTGAGCATTTTCAATAAAAGCTCCCCACTGCATGATGGGGCAGTTATTATCAGCCGGGGCCGCATCAAAGCAGCGCGCTGCATTCTGCCCGTGAGCGAAAACCCTGACGTTCCGGCGGCCTTGGGGCTGCGTCACCGCGCGGCCATCGGCCTCACAGAAGTAACTGATGCGGTGGTGCTGGTAGTGAGCGAGGAAACCGGCCAGATTTCCTTGGTGCGCGGTGGTGAAGTGTTCCGCAACCTGGCGCCCGCCGACCTGCGTGCCCGCCTCAATGAGTTCCTGTTTGATGCCGCGCCCAAGCCAGCCGCTTCCTCCCCGACTTCCTCGGCAGCAGAAGTAGCGGCGTAG
- the folP gene encoding dihydropteroate synthase: MLRAAQRSFPPETMLQAVQDTCFPAAQTLRCPGGRVLDLRRPQVMGILNLTPDSFFEGNRIGSTDELLRRAEAMLQAGAAVLDLGGYSSRPGAEDISEDEEKRRLLPAVEAVRRAFPEAILSADTFRSGVASEAVAAGADILNDISGGELDPEMLPTAGRLGVPYILMHMRGTPQTMAQQTHYEGDIVLEMVRYFRDKLAILRAAGVTDVVLDPGFGFAKTPVQSHELLRRLPELRVLGLPILAGLSRKTLVYKPLGLSPDAALTGTIAVNALALLNGARLLRVHDVAEAVQTVQLVSTTYPQLSS; the protein is encoded by the coding sequence ATGCTCCGCGCTGCCCAACGTTCCTTTCCGCCCGAAACCATGCTCCAGGCCGTGCAAGATACGTGTTTCCCGGCTGCGCAAACCCTGCGCTGCCCCGGCGGACGAGTGCTCGATTTGCGCCGGCCGCAGGTGATGGGCATCCTGAATCTGACGCCAGACTCGTTCTTCGAGGGCAACCGGATTGGCAGCACAGATGAACTCTTGCGTCGGGCCGAAGCCATGCTACAGGCTGGTGCCGCTGTGCTCGACCTGGGCGGCTACTCTTCCCGACCTGGCGCCGAGGATATTTCGGAAGACGAGGAGAAGCGCCGCCTGCTGCCCGCTGTAGAAGCCGTGCGCCGCGCTTTCCCGGAAGCAATTCTCTCCGCCGATACGTTTCGGTCCGGCGTGGCCTCAGAAGCAGTGGCGGCCGGCGCCGACATTCTCAACGACATCAGCGGCGGTGAGCTGGACCCGGAGATGCTGCCCACGGCCGGCCGCCTGGGCGTGCCTTACATCCTTATGCACATGCGTGGCACCCCCCAGACTATGGCCCAGCAGACCCATTACGAGGGCGACATTGTGCTGGAAATGGTGCGCTACTTCCGCGACAAGCTGGCCATACTGCGCGCTGCTGGCGTTACAGATGTAGTGCTGGATCCTGGCTTCGGGTTTGCTAAAACGCCAGTTCAAAGCCACGAACTGCTGCGGCGGCTGCCAGAGCTGCGGGTGCTGGGGCTGCCCATTCTGGCGGGCCTTTCGCGGAAAACACTCGTGTACAAGCCGCTTGGCCTCTCGCCCGATGCAGCCCTTACGGGTACTATTGCCGTCAATGCGCTGGCGCTGCTCAACGGGGCGCGGCTGCTGCGCGTACATGATGTGGCGGAAGCCGTGCAAACCGTGCAGCTTGTTTCCACCACTTACCCGCAGCTCTCGTCGTGA
- a CDS encoding DUF1599 domain-containing protein produces MENQTQHDYDRIIAQCRTLFLAKTHDYGTAWRIMRLPSITDQIYIKAQRIRSIQEKGTQLVADDVDGEFVAIINYCVIALMQLRLPADAPLDLAPEEVAAAYEEEAAENRRLLFAKNHDYGEAWRQMRIESITDIILMKLHRTKQIEDLAGATRVSEGVEANYRDMLNYAVFVLIKRGWASAAPVPPAASSH; encoded by the coding sequence TTGGAGAATCAAACCCAGCACGACTACGACCGGATAATAGCGCAGTGCCGCACCCTGTTTCTGGCTAAAACCCACGACTACGGCACGGCTTGGCGCATTATGCGGCTGCCGAGCATCACCGACCAGATTTACATCAAGGCCCAGCGCATCCGCAGCATCCAGGAAAAGGGCACGCAACTGGTGGCCGACGACGTGGATGGCGAGTTCGTGGCCATCATCAACTACTGCGTTATTGCCTTGATGCAGCTGCGCCTGCCCGCTGATGCGCCGTTGGACCTGGCCCCGGAAGAAGTAGCAGCGGCCTATGAGGAGGAAGCGGCCGAAAACCGCCGTCTGCTGTTCGCCAAAAACCACGACTACGGCGAAGCCTGGCGGCAAATGCGGATTGAAAGTATCACCGACATCATTCTGATGAAGCTGCATCGCACCAAGCAGATTGAGGACCTGGCCGGCGCCACCCGCGTATCGGAAGGGGTGGAGGCCAACTACCGCGACATGCTCAACTACGCCGTGTTTGTGCTCATTAAGCGGGGCTGGGCCAGCGCTGCACCCGTTCCGCCAGCCGCAAGCAGCCACTAG
- a CDS encoding BT_3928 family protein, which produces MKLFTKVCWLLLGALFIFSGLIKLNDPVGTALKLEEYFEVFAVDFGSFFLIFKDYARTISIFLSSLEVVLGVALLLRWMLRQTMWVLLGLLLFFAFLTFYSAAFNKVTDCGCFGDFIKLTPWQSFAKDMVLLGMWLVVFFNYRYLRYSFAKGQLGVVYITLAWAVAIGIGVRALGHLPYFDFLPYKVGNDIGKLMKPLEQARYQYVMERNGETKTFDQYPTDSTWKYKSMEVLNPEKSKPLITDFEVSDVDGNSFTQELLTGNKLVLIVQNTNKTDRERFKVINTLLAEAAKSRRKIQVLTITSTSPAKFDTFRHDVNLATPYYFADATVLKSMIRSNPGLMVLQDGKVLAKYHYHDIPALFNVEKLF; this is translated from the coding sequence ATGAAACTATTCACGAAAGTCTGCTGGCTGCTGCTGGGGGCGCTGTTTATCTTCTCCGGCCTGATTAAGCTGAACGACCCGGTGGGCACGGCCCTGAAGCTGGAGGAATATTTTGAAGTATTTGCCGTCGACTTCGGTAGCTTTTTTCTGATTTTCAAGGACTATGCCCGCACCATCAGCATCTTCCTCAGCTCGCTGGAAGTAGTGCTGGGTGTGGCGCTGCTGCTGCGCTGGATGCTGCGCCAGACGATGTGGGTGTTGCTGGGCCTGCTCCTCTTCTTCGCCTTCCTGACCTTCTACTCGGCCGCCTTCAACAAGGTGACGGATTGCGGCTGCTTCGGTGACTTTATCAAGCTGACCCCTTGGCAGTCGTTTGCCAAGGATATGGTGCTGCTGGGCATGTGGCTGGTGGTGTTTTTCAACTACCGCTACCTGCGCTACAGCTTTGCCAAAGGCCAGTTGGGCGTGGTGTATATCACGCTGGCTTGGGCCGTAGCCATTGGCATTGGGGTACGCGCATTGGGCCACTTGCCCTATTTTGATTTCCTGCCTTATAAAGTCGGCAACGACATTGGCAAGCTGATGAAGCCCTTGGAGCAGGCCCGCTACCAGTATGTAATGGAGCGCAACGGCGAAACCAAGACCTTCGACCAGTACCCCACCGACTCGACGTGGAAATACAAGAGCATGGAAGTGCTGAACCCCGAGAAATCCAAGCCGCTCATTACCGATTTTGAGGTGTCGGATGTGGATGGCAACTCCTTTACGCAGGAGCTGCTGACCGGCAATAAGCTGGTGCTCATTGTGCAGAACACCAACAAGACCGACCGGGAGCGGTTCAAGGTCATCAATACGCTGCTAGCAGAAGCGGCGAAGTCGCGGCGCAAGATTCAGGTCCTGACCATCACCAGCACCAGCCCCGCCAAGTTCGATACGTTCCGCCACGATGTGAACCTGGCCACGCCCTACTACTTCGCCGACGCCACCGTGCTTAAGTCCATGATTCGCTCGAACCCCGGCCTGATGGTGCTACAGGACGGTAAAGTGCTGGCCAAATACCACTACCACGACATTCCGGCGTTGTTCAACGTCGAGAAGTTGTTTTAG
- a CDS encoding ABC transporter permease, protein MLSFVLRRLGHGLLILAGVALTVFFLFQVLPGDPVALLAGQRSDAATRAAIAADLGLDQPMPAQLLGYLNDVSPLGVHPRDSAGTAKYGGFTLLPLGDNAVVLKTPYLRRSFQSNKEVLTILLDHFTGTLWLALAAMLLAAVLGITFGIVAALKPHSWLDRALITTSVLGISVPSFVAGILIAITFGFYWSHWTGLNLTGQLFENDAFTGRHLVLRNLLLPAFALGIRPLAVITQLTRSSMLDVLGQDYIRTARAKGLSSYQTVVGHALKNALNPVVTAVSGWLASLMAGAFFIEYIFNWKGLGTVTLRAVENLDFPVVMGATIFIAALFVLVNIAVDVLYAVLDPRVRLS, encoded by the coding sequence ATGCTCTCCTTCGTTCTGCGCCGGCTCGGACATGGCCTGCTGATTCTGGCGGGCGTAGCTCTCACGGTATTCTTCCTATTTCAGGTGTTGCCCGGCGACCCGGTGGCCCTGCTGGCCGGCCAGCGTTCTGACGCGGCCACTCGCGCCGCCATTGCCGCCGACCTTGGACTCGACCAGCCCATGCCCGCGCAGCTGCTCGGCTACCTCAACGATGTGTCGCCGCTGGGCGTGCACCCGCGCGACTCGGCTGGTACTGCCAAATACGGCGGCTTCACGCTGCTCCCGCTCGGCGACAACGCTGTGGTGCTGAAAACGCCCTACCTGCGCCGCTCTTTCCAGAGCAACAAAGAAGTACTGACCATTCTGCTCGACCATTTTACGGGCACGCTATGGCTGGCACTGGCCGCCATGCTGCTGGCCGCCGTGCTCGGCATTACGTTCGGCATAGTGGCAGCCCTCAAGCCGCATTCCTGGCTCGATAGAGCGTTGATTACGACTTCAGTGCTCGGAATTTCGGTTCCTTCATTTGTAGCGGGCATCCTGATTGCCATTACGTTTGGGTTCTACTGGAGCCACTGGACCGGCCTCAACCTGACCGGGCAGCTATTTGAGAATGATGCTTTCACGGGCCGCCACTTGGTGCTGCGCAATCTGCTGCTGCCGGCCTTTGCGCTGGGTATCCGGCCGCTAGCCGTCATCACGCAGCTTACCCGTTCCTCTATGCTCGATGTGCTGGGCCAGGACTACATCCGCACGGCACGGGCCAAAGGACTTTCCAGCTACCAAACGGTAGTGGGCCACGCCCTGAAAAATGCGCTGAACCCTGTCGTAACCGCTGTATCGGGCTGGCTGGCTTCGCTGATGGCGGGGGCATTCTTCATTGAGTACATTTTCAACTGGAAGGGCTTGGGTACGGTTACGCTGCGGGCCGTCGAGAACCTCGATTTTCCGGTCGTGATGGGCGCTACCATATTCATTGCCGCACTGTTTGTGCTGGTCAATATTGCCGTAGACGTGCTCTATGCTGTCCTCGACCCGCGCGTCCGGCTTTCCTGA
- a CDS encoding shikimate kinase, whose translation MRPVPPFHQLHLIGMPGAGKTTLGRALAVAYEVPFLDLDEEITRREGRSVVDIFAVEGEAYFREREAAVLREVLQQPGSFVLATGGGTPCFHQNLEALLKKGLVLYLEVPVPELVRRILHTDATRPLLAAAPTAEALSRRLDETLRARKQFYARAPLCCTAPSCTLEDVRRLLSAYQTTG comes from the coding sequence ATGCGTCCTGTTCCTCCCTTTCACCAACTCCACCTGATTGGCATGCCTGGCGCCGGCAAAACCACGCTGGGCCGGGCGCTGGCTGTGGCTTACGAAGTGCCGTTTCTGGACCTCGACGAAGAAATAACTCGTCGGGAAGGCCGAAGTGTAGTCGATATTTTTGCGGTAGAAGGCGAGGCGTATTTCCGGGAGCGGGAGGCTGCGGTACTGCGGGAAGTGTTGCAACAGCCGGGTAGCTTCGTGCTGGCCACGGGCGGCGGTACACCCTGTTTCCACCAAAACCTGGAAGCACTGCTGAAGAAGGGGCTGGTGCTGTATCTGGAGGTGCCGGTGCCCGAATTGGTACGGCGCATTCTGCACACGGACGCTACCCGACCATTGCTGGCAGCGGCCCCTACGGCCGAGGCGCTGAGTAGGCGCTTAGATGAAACCTTGCGGGCCCGAAAACAGTTTTACGCCCGTGCACCGTTGTGCTGCACAGCGCCATCCTGCACCTTAGAAGATGTGCGGCGCCTGCTCAGCGCTTATCAGACAACGGGCTGA